The following are encoded together in the Microtus pennsylvanicus isolate mMicPen1 chromosome 8, mMicPen1.hap1, whole genome shotgun sequence genome:
- the LOC142855966 gene encoding C-type lectin domain family 2 member D11-like, with the protein MSEDSGGLSNSDEDEPPDEIGDNLPASINGDEEELQEVIGENPPASINGNNEEQHLVEGKKLQEKCLRIVSPVSPAGLYCCYAVIIVLTVAVIALSVALSLSGRTEQVSSKNTYAVCPRNWIGFGNKCFYFSEDTKNQTSSDNYCMARGAQLAKFDSQEELNFLKRYMGPFDHWIGLHRESSEHPWMWTDNTEYNNLVPIRGEGEHAYLSDRGISSGRDYICRRWICSKPNSYTSQCPEVS; encoded by the exons ATGTCTGAGGACTCAGGCGGCTTGTCCAACAGCGACGAGGACGAGCCGCCAGATGAGATAGGTGACAACCTGCCCGCGTCCATCAACGGGGACGAGGAAGAGCTGCAGGAGGTGATAGGTGAGAACCCGCCGGCGTCCATCAACGGGAACAACGAAGAGCAGCATTTGGTAGAAG GTAAAAAGCTCCAAGAAAAATGTCTCAGAATTGTCTCCCCCGTGTCTCCTGCTGGGCTTTATTGCTGCTATGCAGTGATCATTGTCCTCACTGTAGCCGTGATTGCACTTTCTGTGGCTTTGTCATTGTCAG gaagaacagaaCAGGTCTCAAGCAAGAATACCTATGCTGTTTGCCCAAGAAACTGGATTGGATttggaaataaatgtttttatttttctgaagacaCGAAAAACCAGACATCCAGCGATAACTACTGCATGGCAAGAGGGGCCCAACTAGCTAAATTTGACAGCCAAGAGGAGCTG AATTTCCTGAAGAGATACATGGGGCCATTTGACCACTGGATCGGCCTGCACAGAGAGTCATCAGAGCACCCTTGGATGTGGACAGACAACACTGAATATAAcaactt gGTTCCCATCCGAGGAGAAGGAGAACATGCCTACCTGAGTGACAGAGGGATCAGCAGTGGCAGGGACTACATATGTAGGAGATGGATTTGTAGCAAACCCAACAGCTATACCTCACAGTGTCCAGAAGTCTCATAG